One genomic segment of Oncorhynchus mykiss isolate Arlee chromosome 10, USDA_OmykA_1.1, whole genome shotgun sequence includes these proteins:
- the LOC110531901 gene encoding sodium channel and clathrin linker 1-like isoform X1 — MSTEVEFLRDQVQRLNSALSHYQDRHRSEATSAPQGEEETHAETPAPWLSDQSIMAPLLSEYDRHMEDMTEQLQSYQMQMTAIRLKLDTVVKENERLHAELRESVERQLQTLPVSTGPGVEGHTLGDEGLISNLHQQIQLSVQERDQAMELWRASAQELDRLQQLYQITTSDGQLHVAEQQRLKDQLIQFQQHVQKLQVTNQKLESTNQQFLKTLTEQSTDMEELRNQLRSAKADLRMATAKVEEMTKLMQNVQDQIQRREDDAAEAHGREEASDRRLHHLQSALSQLEARLKAASQEAEGVRREQVVWERQVGELQVRCASLEEERYEAFSKVRDSIQLAEEASLQKDQVRQPPLYPFLHTLHSSLSGQGLSVIQHNAADGDGGIYLCPVRDCLSFSITLLMVMVALLREKQKSEELDRMNEAVRQLIQDAAIRTRKEVENVRKQCNSQIHRMAEELSALQLECADKESQMERSMREMRAVEEELEKVYKEGRGEPEYRKMEVLHQRSLNAERLKDDMNITLQSTHNKMKKLEMDYSEELSRCQEEVRRLQGSLSAAREDCSGVSEERLQLQQENMQLRREMEELRKASMMTQRRAKQQVSQMEQEYSLKEQGLDARVRELEESSRSSSADLTRLLSAQQKTSQRWKEEAKTLTLTFHTKLTSLKGELSRQKQRCQELEIQLVTDHETIVEYERQMAEYQEKNSRLQRRLTQAEQRATTASQQLSVMTSQRRKTSSMADLESL, encoded by the exons ATGTCCACTGAAGTCGAGTTTTTGCGTGATCAAG TACAAAGGCTGAACTCTGCCTTGAGTCACTATCAGGATAGGCACCGCTCTGAAGccacatcagcaccacag GGTGAAGAGGAGACTCACGCAGAGACCCCAGCCCCCTGGCTGTCTGACCAGAG TATAATGGCTCCCCTCCTATCAGAGTATGACCGTCACATGGAAGACATGACTGAACAACTGCAGAGCTACCAG ATGCAGATGACTGCCATCAGACTGAAGCTGGACACGGTGGTCAAGGAGAATGAACG GCTGCATGCCGAGCTGAGGGAGTCCGTAGAGAGGCAGCTGCAGACCCTCCCAGTCAGTACAGGACCAGGGGTGGAGGGACACACACTGGGGGACGAGGGGCTCATCAGCAACCTTCACCAACAGATACAGCTCTCTGTACAG gagcgaGACCAGGCCATGGAGCTGTGGCGGGCCTCAGCCCAGGAGCTGGACCGTTTACAGCAGCTCTACCAGATAACCACCTCTGACGGACAGCTCCATGTTGCCGAGCAACAGCGCCTCAAG GATCAACTGATCCAATTCCAGCAGCACGTCCAGAAACTCCAAGTTACCAATCAGAAACTGGAATCT ACCAACCAGCAGTTCCTGAAGACGCTGACAGAACAGAGCACGGATATGGAGGAGCTACGCAACCAGCTCAG ATCGGCCAAAGCAGATCTGAGGATGGCCACAGCCAAGGTGGAGGAGATGACCAAGCTGATGCAGAACGTCCAGGACCAGATACAGAGACGG GAGGACGATGCAGCAGAGGCTCATGGTAGAGAGGAGGCCTCAGATCGAAGACTCCACCATCTCCAGTCAGCCCTCAGTCAGCTAGAGGCCAG GTTGAAGGCAGCCAGCCAGGAGGCTGAGGGTGTACGCAGGGAGCAGGTGGTGTGGGAGAGGCAG GTGGGGGAGCTGCAGGTGCGCTGTGCCTCTCTGGAGGAGGAGCGCTACGAGGCCTTCTCCAAGGTCAGAGACTCCATCCAGCTGGCTGAGGAGGCCTCTCTACAgaaggaccag gTCAGACAacctcctctctaccccttcctTCACACCCTTCACTCCTCTCTGTCCGGTCAGGGACTGTCTGTCATTCAGCATAACGCtgctgatggtgatggtggtataTATCTCTGTCCGGTCAGGGACTGTCTGTCATTCAGCATAACGCtgctgatggtgatggtg GCCCtgttgagagagaaacagaaatctGAGGAGCTGGACAGGATGAATGAAGCCGTCAGACAACTGATCCAGGATGCTGCCATACGCACCAGGAAAGAG GTAGAGAACGTACGTAAACAGTGCAACTCACAGATCCATCGGATGGCTGAGGAGTTGTCGGCTCTACAACTGGAGTGTGCAGATAAAGAGTCTCAGATGGAGAGGTCCATGAGAGAGATGCGGGCAGTGGAGGAGGAACTGGAGAAG GTGTataaggagggtagaggagagccAGAGTACAGGAAGATGGAGGTCCTCCACCAGAGGTCTCTGAATGCTGAGAGACTGAAGGACGACATGAACATCACCCTGCAGAGCACACACAACAAGATGAAGAAACTGGAGATGGA CTACAGTGAGGAGTTGTCCCGGTGCCAGGAGGAGGTGCGGCGGCTGCAGGGGTCTCTGTCTGCAGCCAGGGAGGACTGCAGCGGGGTCAGCGAGGAGCGGCTCCAGCTGCAGCAGGAGAACATGCAGCTCCGCAGGGAGATGGAGGAGCTACGCAAGGCTAGCATGATGACCCAGAGGAGAGCTAAGCAGCAG gttTCCCAGATGGAGCAGGAGTATTCCCTAAAGGAGCAGGGTCTGGATGCCCGGGTCAGGGAGCTGGAGGAAAGCAGTAGGAGCTCCAGTGCTGACCTGACCCGCCTCCTCTCTGCCCAGCAGAAGACCAGCCAGCGCTGGAAAGAGGAGGCCAAGACCCTCACCCTGACCTTCCACACCAAACTCACCAGCCTCAA GGGTGAGCTGAGTCGACAGAAGCAACGTTGTCAGGAACTGGAGATCCAGCTGGTGACTGACCACGAGACCATAGTAGAG TACGAGAGGCAGATGGCAGAGTATCAGGAGAAGAACAGTCGTCTCCAGAGGCGTTTGACTCAGGCAGAACAGAGGGCAACTACAGCCTCACAACAG CTGAGTGTAATGACGTCACAGAGGAGAAAAACATCGTCCATGGCAGACCTGGAGTCTCTATAG
- the LOC110497198 gene encoding UPF0462 protein C4orf33 homolog isoform X1, whose protein sequence is MMHRSWTSVSLKAVIFLYVLTCAELKMTEMEFVISTTWDSLPVDHDPVKVTFSPGDGGMKMQVSAPFFNNPPGPSGPPGQPFPGLWNYEVVEAFFLDSTTVNYLEVEVCPHGQHLVLLLSGRGHAFMQQLPLSFTATITGNRWEGEALLPWCYFPPNVNKMNSYAIHGSGAGRTYESLYPVPQADLVEGQKPNFHLLEYFQDFRLQSIMGGDWVQPESDLWKGK, encoded by the exons ATGATGCACCGATCGTGGACATCGGTGTCGCTAAAAGCGGTTATCTTCCTCTATGTACTTACATGCGCAGAACTTAAAATG ACTGAGATGGAGTTTGTGATCAGCACCACATGGGACAGCCTTCCTGTGGATCATGACCCTGTGAAGGTGACGTTTTCTCccggggatggagggatgaagatgCAGGTGTCTGCTCCCTTCTTCAACAACCCTCCTGGTCCCTCCGGCCCTCCAGGACAGCCCTTCCCTGGCCTCTGGAACTATGAAG TGGTTGAGGCGTTCTTCCTGGACAGTACTACTGTGAACTATCTAGAGGTGGAAGTGTGTCC ACATGGACAACACTTGGTGTTACTGCTCTCTGGAAGAGGTCACGCATTCATG CAACAACTGCCCCTGTCGTTCACGGCAACCATCACAGGAAACAGGTGGGAGGGTGAGGCTCTTCTCCCCTGGTGCTACTTCCCCCCTAACGTGAACAAGATGAACTCGTACGCCATCCACGGGTCCGGTGCGGGGCGTACCTACGAGTCCCTCTACCCTGTCCCCCAGGCTGACCTCGTGGAGGGGCAGAAGCCCAACTT CCACCTCTTGGAATATTTCCAAGACTTTCGCCTGCAAAGCATCATGGGAGGGGACTGGGTCCAGCCCGAGTCGGATCTCTGGAAGGGAAAGTGA
- the LOC110531901 gene encoding sodium channel and clathrin linker 1-like isoform X2: MSTEVEFLRDQVQRLNSALSHYQDRHRSEATSAPQGEEETHAETPAPWLSDQSIMAPLLSEYDRHMEDMTEQLQSYQMQMTAIRLKLDTVVKENERLHAELRESVERQLQTLPVSTGPGVEGHTLGDEGLISNLHQQIQLSVQERDQAMELWRASAQELDRLQQLYQITTSDGQLHVAEQQRLKDQLIQFQQHVQKLQVTNQKLESTNQQFLKTLTEQSTDMEELRNQLRSAKADLRMATAKVEEMTKLMQNVQDQIQRREDDAAEAHGREEASDRRLHHLQSALSQLEARLKAASQEAEGVRREQVVWERQVGELQVRCASLEEERYEAFSKVRDSIQLAEEASLQKDQALLREKQKSEELDRMNEAVRQLIQDAAIRTRKEVENVRKQCNSQIHRMAEELSALQLECADKESQMERSMREMRAVEEELEKVYKEGRGEPEYRKMEVLHQRSLNAERLKDDMNITLQSTHNKMKKLEMDYSEELSRCQEEVRRLQGSLSAAREDCSGVSEERLQLQQENMQLRREMEELRKASMMTQRRAKQQVSQMEQEYSLKEQGLDARVRELEESSRSSSADLTRLLSAQQKTSQRWKEEAKTLTLTFHTKLTSLKGELSRQKQRCQELEIQLVTDHETIVEYERQMAEYQEKNSRLQRRLTQAEQRATTASQQLSVMTSQRRKTSSMADLESL; encoded by the exons ATGTCCACTGAAGTCGAGTTTTTGCGTGATCAAG TACAAAGGCTGAACTCTGCCTTGAGTCACTATCAGGATAGGCACCGCTCTGAAGccacatcagcaccacag GGTGAAGAGGAGACTCACGCAGAGACCCCAGCCCCCTGGCTGTCTGACCAGAG TATAATGGCTCCCCTCCTATCAGAGTATGACCGTCACATGGAAGACATGACTGAACAACTGCAGAGCTACCAG ATGCAGATGACTGCCATCAGACTGAAGCTGGACACGGTGGTCAAGGAGAATGAACG GCTGCATGCCGAGCTGAGGGAGTCCGTAGAGAGGCAGCTGCAGACCCTCCCAGTCAGTACAGGACCAGGGGTGGAGGGACACACACTGGGGGACGAGGGGCTCATCAGCAACCTTCACCAACAGATACAGCTCTCTGTACAG gagcgaGACCAGGCCATGGAGCTGTGGCGGGCCTCAGCCCAGGAGCTGGACCGTTTACAGCAGCTCTACCAGATAACCACCTCTGACGGACAGCTCCATGTTGCCGAGCAACAGCGCCTCAAG GATCAACTGATCCAATTCCAGCAGCACGTCCAGAAACTCCAAGTTACCAATCAGAAACTGGAATCT ACCAACCAGCAGTTCCTGAAGACGCTGACAGAACAGAGCACGGATATGGAGGAGCTACGCAACCAGCTCAG ATCGGCCAAAGCAGATCTGAGGATGGCCACAGCCAAGGTGGAGGAGATGACCAAGCTGATGCAGAACGTCCAGGACCAGATACAGAGACGG GAGGACGATGCAGCAGAGGCTCATGGTAGAGAGGAGGCCTCAGATCGAAGACTCCACCATCTCCAGTCAGCCCTCAGTCAGCTAGAGGCCAG GTTGAAGGCAGCCAGCCAGGAGGCTGAGGGTGTACGCAGGGAGCAGGTGGTGTGGGAGAGGCAG GTGGGGGAGCTGCAGGTGCGCTGTGCCTCTCTGGAGGAGGAGCGCTACGAGGCCTTCTCCAAGGTCAGAGACTCCATCCAGCTGGCTGAGGAGGCCTCTCTACAgaaggaccag GCCCtgttgagagagaaacagaaatctGAGGAGCTGGACAGGATGAATGAAGCCGTCAGACAACTGATCCAGGATGCTGCCATACGCACCAGGAAAGAG GTAGAGAACGTACGTAAACAGTGCAACTCACAGATCCATCGGATGGCTGAGGAGTTGTCGGCTCTACAACTGGAGTGTGCAGATAAAGAGTCTCAGATGGAGAGGTCCATGAGAGAGATGCGGGCAGTGGAGGAGGAACTGGAGAAG GTGTataaggagggtagaggagagccAGAGTACAGGAAGATGGAGGTCCTCCACCAGAGGTCTCTGAATGCTGAGAGACTGAAGGACGACATGAACATCACCCTGCAGAGCACACACAACAAGATGAAGAAACTGGAGATGGA CTACAGTGAGGAGTTGTCCCGGTGCCAGGAGGAGGTGCGGCGGCTGCAGGGGTCTCTGTCTGCAGCCAGGGAGGACTGCAGCGGGGTCAGCGAGGAGCGGCTCCAGCTGCAGCAGGAGAACATGCAGCTCCGCAGGGAGATGGAGGAGCTACGCAAGGCTAGCATGATGACCCAGAGGAGAGCTAAGCAGCAG gttTCCCAGATGGAGCAGGAGTATTCCCTAAAGGAGCAGGGTCTGGATGCCCGGGTCAGGGAGCTGGAGGAAAGCAGTAGGAGCTCCAGTGCTGACCTGACCCGCCTCCTCTCTGCCCAGCAGAAGACCAGCCAGCGCTGGAAAGAGGAGGCCAAGACCCTCACCCTGACCTTCCACACCAAACTCACCAGCCTCAA GGGTGAGCTGAGTCGACAGAAGCAACGTTGTCAGGAACTGGAGATCCAGCTGGTGACTGACCACGAGACCATAGTAGAG TACGAGAGGCAGATGGCAGAGTATCAGGAGAAGAACAGTCGTCTCCAGAGGCGTTTGACTCAGGCAGAACAGAGGGCAACTACAGCCTCACAACAG CTGAGTGTAATGACGTCACAGAGGAGAAAAACATCGTCCATGGCAGACCTGGAGTCTCTATAG
- the LOC110497198 gene encoding UPF0462 protein C4orf33 homolog isoform X2, whose protein sequence is MEFVISTTWDSLPVDHDPVKVTFSPGDGGMKMQVSAPFFNNPPGPSGPPGQPFPGLWNYEVVEAFFLDSTTVNYLEVEVCPHGQHLVLLLSGRGHAFMQQLPLSFTATITGNRWEGEALLPWCYFPPNVNKMNSYAIHGSGAGRTYESLYPVPQADLVEGQKPNFHLLEYFQDFRLQSIMGGDWVQPESDLWKGK, encoded by the exons ATGGAGTTTGTGATCAGCACCACATGGGACAGCCTTCCTGTGGATCATGACCCTGTGAAGGTGACGTTTTCTCccggggatggagggatgaagatgCAGGTGTCTGCTCCCTTCTTCAACAACCCTCCTGGTCCCTCCGGCCCTCCAGGACAGCCCTTCCCTGGCCTCTGGAACTATGAAG TGGTTGAGGCGTTCTTCCTGGACAGTACTACTGTGAACTATCTAGAGGTGGAAGTGTGTCC ACATGGACAACACTTGGTGTTACTGCTCTCTGGAAGAGGTCACGCATTCATG CAACAACTGCCCCTGTCGTTCACGGCAACCATCACAGGAAACAGGTGGGAGGGTGAGGCTCTTCTCCCCTGGTGCTACTTCCCCCCTAACGTGAACAAGATGAACTCGTACGCCATCCACGGGTCCGGTGCGGGGCGTACCTACGAGTCCCTCTACCCTGTCCCCCAGGCTGACCTCGTGGAGGGGCAGAAGCCCAACTT CCACCTCTTGGAATATTTCCAAGACTTTCGCCTGCAAAGCATCATGGGAGGGGACTGGGTCCAGCCCGAGTCGGATCTCTGGAAGGGAAAGTGA